The Prochlorococcus marinus XMU1408 genomic sequence ATTCAGTTTTTCTTTACTATTACTTAAATGTTGTTGCCAGCATGCAGCAATTGGAAGTAGGCGATTTAAGATACGCCTACGTCTTCGATGAATTCTGGTACTCACTAAAGCCATTTGCATATCAAAAGAATCTAATAAAATATTTTTGTCATTATTCGATTCAATAGTAAAATTACGCCAAAGCTGGCTTCGTTGCCTAAGCAGCCTAGAGAACCTACTAATCAAGTCAGAGTAAATTGGCTCAAGTTGTTGAACAATTCTATCTAGCCAATTTCTTCTTAAAGATGGCTCTCCTCTTATTAAGTCAAGATCCAAAGCACTAAACCCTACACTTCTCATAGGTCCAATCAAATCAATTTGACGACTTAAAAGTTTGTCATTTTTGTAAGCTTTTCTACCACCTTTTCGATTTAACTCCAACGAAAGTTTTTGATCATCATCAATCAATGCAGTTAAGAAAGCCTTGTCTTCGTCCCAAAAAATCAAGTCCTGATTTCGGTTGGATCGATGAGAACGTAAACTAGACAATAACTCTACCGATTCAAGAAGATTAGATTTACCAACTCCATTTTGACCAATTACTATCAATCTATTTGCAGTTAACTCAAACTGAAAACGTCGATAATTACGAAAATTATTAAGTTCTAACTGATGAAGTTGAATGTTTCTTTATGGAATTTGTATGTAAGCTAATTTTAATAAGGTCTCAGTATTTGGCCTTTTTTTAATCACAACCCTTTTTGGGCATGTAGCTCAGTTGGATAGAGCATCAGATTCCGGTTCTGAGAGTCGGGGGTTCGAGTCCCTCCATGCTCGTGAGCATTATTTTATTTCACAGTCTAAATCCCATTGTTTTAATACCATTTGGATCCAACAAAAATCCATTTGCTTTTAATGCTTTAAGAGAAATCAATGGTGCAGCAACCGAAATGCTACACCCTGGTAATTCACGTCTAATAATTTCAATTGCCTTGAAAACTACGATAGAAATATATTTTTCTTGCTGATCTCCAGGTTCTGCCACTAAATCCCACAAATTGGCATTTAAACCTTTATCACTTGTCACACGAACAAAACCTACAAGGTCATCAGAAGTCTTGTGAATAAGAGTTAAATAAAAATCACTACTTTTCAAGGCTAATTCTAACTTTCTTGGTTGATGAGTATCTTGATTACATTTGGATAGAAGCCTATTGATTTTACGTACCGAACCAATTTCACTTCTAAGAAGAACAAAGCCCTCAGGAATTTGAGGACATTTATTTGCTGAATTTAATCCAAGCATGTCATCCTGTATTTCTCATACCTGCAGCAATGCCATTAATTGTCAACAATGCTCCACGTAATAATTCACTACGACTATATGTTCGAGAACTCTGAGTAGAGTCCATACTCAAATCTTCACTAATTGGAGGTTGACGATTCTGATCTCTTAATCGTTTCAGAAGAGCGACTTGTAAAAATCCTAGTGGAACAATTGTCCTATTGCGTAGATTTACAGACAATTGCAATGCAGGATCCGCACTTAATAATTTTGGCTTATCAGTAATTTCCAGAATTAATTTCTTAGTCAAACTATACTCACTAGATATAATCTCGAAAATACGAGCAAAAGCATCTCGATTATCATTGCCACCTAGACTAACCATATAGTGATGTGCAACATCTAAATCTACTTTTGAAAGTGTCATCTCTACTTTAGAAATCAACATCCTGAAAAATGGCCATCTTTGATTCAACATTCGAAGCATCTCCAATTGGTCGGGATCTTTATTCAGTTCAGTGGCGAAAGCTGTGCCAACACCGAACCAACTTGGCAAGAGGAAACGACTCTGAGTCCAACCAAAGACCCATGGGATAGCACGAAGACTTGATAAGTCTTTTGCGCCACTCTTCCTTCGAGCAGGACGACTAGAAATTTGCAACTTACTTATTTCCTCTATTGGAGTCACTACTTGAAAAAATTGAACTAATTCTGGATTATCATGTACTAGAGCACGATAATGCTCTCTTGAACGAGCTGCAAGTCTCGTCATCAATTCATTCCAACTTGGCGTAGCATCTAATTTATTAGTAACTAAGCTATTCTGGAGAACAGCTGTAGTTACAGTCTCAAGATTATAAAGAGCCAGTTCTGGAAGA encodes the following:
- the recF gene encoding DNA replication/repair protein RecF (All proteins in this family for which functions are known are DNA-binding proteins that assist the filamentation of RecA onto DNA for the initiation of recombination or recombinational repair.), with product MQLHQLELNNFRNYRRFQFELTANRLIVIGQNGVGKSNLLESVELLSSLRSHRSNRNQDLIFWDEDKAFLTALIDDDQKLSLELNRKGGRKAYKNDKLLSRQIDLIGPMRSVGFSALDLDLIRGEPSLRRNWLDRIVQQLEPIYSDLISRFSRLLRQRSQLWRNFTIESNNDKNILLDSFDMQMALVSTRIHRRRRRILNRLLPIAACWQQHLSNSKEKLNITYLPGSKLEGEESEKIWRESIERQLFEMRTEEEMTGNCRVGPHRDDVQFLVNGVDARRFGSAGQQRTIVLSLKLAELELIKTLYGQSPILLLDDVLAELDPKRQLLLLDAVGQKHQCLISATHVESFEGEWVRNSQLIELDSIG
- a CDS encoding N-acetyltransferase; its protein translation is MLGLNSANKCPQIPEGFVLLRSEIGSVRKINRLLSKCNQDTHQPRKLELALKSSDFYLTLIHKTSDDLVGFVRVTSDKGLNANLWDLVAEPGDQQEKYISIVVFKAIEIIRRELPGCSISVAAPLISLKALKANGFLLDPNGIKTMGFRL